The Rhodamnia argentea isolate NSW1041297 chromosome 10, ASM2092103v1, whole genome shotgun sequence sequence atgcatgagatacacatttaaaattaaatgcagTTATCCTAATATGTCACGTGGCATGCAAAAATTAATCTAACTacaattaacctaatttaacatgCGACCTTATCAGATTTATATTGAAAAATgcaaccttttcttttatgccttttaaaataggaaagtCACTTAGTAAAAGATGAGAATCAAATCCAATCTAATTCACAGACAGATGTTCATCAAGATTTCAGGTAAAAGATGACGGTATCCGAAAAAAATCCGTCTTCTCGCGTCATAAATTAATGGACATCATaatcttgacaaaaaaaattgaccacgacaaattcaaatttgatttgaaaaatgaccTATCGTCTTGCGGctcaaattaataatcaaatttgatttttctatggTAACTCGGGATCGGATAATCTCTAAAATCACGTAAAATCAGATTAGTCCAaatgaggaaaacaaaaaaatggaatttaaaattaGATCAAATAATCACCTAGTTTAgaacaatttgatttccaaTTCGTATTGATGGACTACAAATCACTGATGATTTGGATTGCGATCAACGATGCTCGCAGGTAGATGTGGCCGATTCGGAGGAACAGGCGATTCCGGTTCCTataaaaggtggaaccggaaccggcctttGAAGGGGCCCATTCTCGAGCCGGTTCCAgttccgttttttaaatttaatttttaaaataataaataatcaaataaacataataaattataaattatgaataataatcaaattgtacattgtaataaaatttgggagagagagagagagagagaggaatgagcttgaacttaatgaattaccATTAGgtacctacatatcttcttggggatagaagaatcaaagcccatgtaattcttttacctttgataacctcaATTTACCCCATCGTCAATcatcgctacccgttgtggtactcgtggcggtggtatttccacaatcctcactaaagaattcgtgttctcgatccaatTCTTAgtgtcgaaatctagccttcatccaatcatcgacacaagtttgagcttccacggactccggacttaatcttgaacagcgagagtccaaaactaatcatccagcgctaaatgtttaTTCAACTGCAATCGTTGAAGAAGtggttgctaatatctggcgAACGATGAGGatgagaactgggtaatcgattgagtgactcttccaccacttcaggatttggAAATATGTACTGTGTTCGACATCACGAAGTTCAAAttaagtggttaaatatttttctaattcagaaatactacatgttgcccctttttatttttttttgtctattcttgagcatattgtaccatctactaagtgaaccaccAGCTTTGCTTCGtgaggcgatagattgtaaagatccacaatcacttaaaccatatgtactacaaaattctccatataatactactatagattctttaacctctccttgtatatttaaaatatctattgcatcttccaaatgtaaacaatcataataatatacattcagataatctagtaaaccatctaatttaatacgtggataaaaaacaatatcaactaaatagacaagcggaattttgaaataataatgcaaccatttttctcgcattactaaaatagtccaaGTTAATTcagtatttttttcatattcactaaaaataccaccaatattaacaaactctattaaaaataatgcgtagtaggataataaataccagataaagtattagtaatatcattaaaaattttcaaaaattctaaatttttttttgcaaacgtcctaatgttgcggaagtaaagtaatttcgagaatattttgtgaaataaacatacataataaatttttgtaatcaaaagtttgacgaagcaactcgtaggtagaattccaacgagtcggaatatcttttggatacctttttgcccttctccatgttgtttacaaaatttttcccatgctttcaaaaaatgggcacgactccataaaaatttaattgcaccatttattggggtgagagaagcctcaagagttcataaaccatattgtacacataaatttaaaacatgacaagcacatctaatgtgaaaaaattgtccgccaaaagagagtttacaaatattttttaattcgggaatgaaagcagtatttgcggcggcattatcaaaaccaattgaaaatactttatttatgaaattatattattctaaaacttgtctaattattttataaatattatgagccgaatgcttttcatcaaaaactcgaaatgcaataagtctttttttaaatggttcggtcgtcatctatccaatgacatgtgacactcatataagaatgaatttgccaagtatcactctaaatatcgctacctaaatgcacacattcattgaattccgtaaaaaattttgccaaagatttttttttgttttttataaagatgcaaaagttcatGTTTAAAAGTAGTTttcggaatagttggtgcttgtcgaaccaacgcagtatttatcaaatatttcaaattaaaatatttaccaGCAagaaacggagcatgatcaagggcgaCATATTCagttaatgtttgtttataaagtgtatcggtgtaacggaataaggatgagtattaggattggcgtaccagaaaatttgttgttgcttagTGTCAAtctccgcttgcgttggatgtttttttgtcATATGCCGACGGAAtattccgtagccgtctcctttggtaaatttgtatgtttgcgaacaatatttacaatgtATATTATATTTACTTTCGCTTTTATCATAtatcttgtcgaagtgtagccacaagtcggatgtactctctcggcccttccgtttcGGCTCATTTACCGTCGACATTTCTTCGACACTAATAGAacgatgaagactttcttgtgttgagacgtgctcgacgttcggaatgggaacaCGCTGATatcgtcatcgtcgtcttctcaATATGTATACTCATGAAGATCATATCTAGGAATAGGATACTTGGAATCTCCCATCGCCATCTTAGccttttcattatttttgcttacacttgccatttttgagagaattgatcggaaatccgattaagagaattgaggtgggattgagagaatttgagagaattgagagaattgttgagagaatttgtgagaaaaatgaaagggggagaataagtatttatagagaaggggagggttatttaactttaaaaaaatcaattttttttttgggttgaagcaacggctctttgggccattGGGGCCCTTGGGTCCCCCAGGCCcccgcccccttttttttaacgGGTCGAAATTGGgccggaaccagcggttccagGCCGATTCCGAGCTCACGGTTCGATTTAGCCACGTCTACTCGCAGGTAACCATGGTAGGCGATAGGGGAATACACAGCAGCCCTTTTAGTGTGATGGTCCAGAAAGCCtgcaaaataaagaattctcCAAGCTGGCGGAAAGGCTGAGAGATTCCACAGGAAAACAGCAATGTGAATTCTGCCAAGGGAGGTCGCAGCAGGTCATTGCTGCAAAGGCAACTTCGTCGTCATGGACAGGAATCATAAACTTGTCCTTACGTGCAGGGATCCTCTCGCGGCAAGGATCAATGACAAGGACAGCAGTCCGGGGTTAGCAACAGGCCTCACAACGCAGGGGAATTGGAGCACAGCTGGAGGTGCCACTGCTAAACAGGGAGGTCGAGCAGCTTCGTCGTTGGGTCGGTTGCCGTCAAAGATCACGGTCGTGCGGGAGCAAACGTCACAAACTGGAGCTTCGCCCTGGCTGTCAGTGAAGGGCTCAGCGATGCTAACACGAATCGCAGAGACTCGTGGTAAAGGAAACATAGCAACACGAGATTCTAGGTTGGAGACTTGATCGTGTAGGCAGGATATTGGAACGCGAGGAAAAACTTGCAATTCTGTAAGCGTTTCCTCGGGAGGAATCTGACGAaaggaaatgaagaaacgaCTACTTTTCCTCAATGGTCCCCTCACGTTTTCCGTTTTCTCTATACGTGTTCCCAGAATCACGAATCtgttctcccccttttttttctcctcttctccttTTGAAGTGAGCGCTCACTCACGCTTCCTTGGCAAGTCTGGATACATGGAGTCTATTGCTGAATTATCGTCGAGAATTGATCGTGAGGTGTATGAAAGCTTCCTTTTGGTGAGGGTCTCCATGAATATCCCCTTTCTCAATGTCCAGATTCGTCCGGAATGCACGTCTATTTTCGTTCTTCGCCTTGTACGAATACATGGAAGACGATAAATGAACACCCTTtcgaatcaatcaatcaagttgCTGACCTGTCTATTCCATTGTGAGATTCAATCTCGAAGGTGAAATAAGCATGGAGGTTTTTTGTCTGATCCCCAAATTTGGCTCAATATTTTCCACCTTGGTATCCTTTATTCCATGAATGCAATCTTTCCCAATCAAGACCATCCCATGTGCACTTCACGTATAATTTCGGCCACCGAGCTACCCAAAGGGTTAGGCCGTAAAATTACCATATTGCAGGCTGAGTCCactatgccaattaagtccaagaCTATTCATTTGAACCACTTCTGCCACCGCTGGttcaattaaaattaaatgaattgTTCCTAAACTATGTGACAAATGCAATAATTAAGTATGATGAAtgcgataaaaaaattattaaatatttttgttagggactaaagttagtccctaatttttatgcaacttATGATATAGAAACCAAactttaggtgtcaacatgcaGTCTCCGTGTTACGCGGTATTTTTCTCTCCAATCACACATCTGATTAGCCAAACACCAGATCACAAAACCCATTCAATTGGAACCATGCAGCATAATGAGTGTTAGACTTTCTATGGAGCCGACTTGCAGGCTGGCAATGATGATAGGGATGTAGAGTAAACTCGTCAAACGGGTGGGTGGGTTTGGATTTAGATCTGGTCATGACCGGTCCGACCCAAATGACCTTATTTAACTAGTTTCTGACATATTTATTGTAATGTCAATCTAGTGATTCATTTCAaccaacaatatatatatatatatatatataggctcATACTCAATTCAACCCGActcatatttttaaaatattttcatatttaatccaatctaggaAAATTCAAATGCAAACTATGGTACGAGTGCAGAGTGAGTGAGCGCGAGATCGAGGCGAGCGAGACAATAAAGAGAGAGTCGGTTGAGTCTAAATAAGTTGTATACCTACTTATAGGGAAACgtacaaaaaaagtcctaaatctattgtatttatatcaattcagtcataaacttttcaattgaatcaatttagtcctaaacctttttacattggtTCTAATTCAGtaaattcggtcaattttggttggaaatcgaTGAAGTGGACACCTAataatgccacataggatggccggatcttttttaaaaaattatttttaattatttattatttaaaaaaggaaaaaataaatttataacatatgatttttaaaaaataattaaaaaataaaaaataattttataacatatgatttttaaaaaataattaaaaaataaaaaatgttttataaCATATGCTTTGGCCTGCCAAGttttctgagaaaaaaaaaaaaaaaagcatagtgGCCTTTATATttacaacaaatttttttaatacttaTCAACATTTATTGAATTACCAAGATGGGAAAAATCCattatttttggaaaagtaACAATAGAATTctaatcaaattataaaatcagGTTTAGGATTACAACCTGCTAAAACTTGGCTTTGGCCGGCCAAAGCATATTTTAAAAGCATATgttgtaaattgattttttttctttttttctttttaattattttttactcttttaaaataattaaaaataattttttaaaaaatattataaaaaatatccacttcagCGTCAACCGTCCCGTATGGCATCGCCAgtgtccatgtcagcgatttccaatcaaaattggccggatggactaaattgataccaatgtaaaaagatttaggactaaattgatccaattgaaatgtttaggactaaattggtaccaatgcaatagaattatgactttttttgtacCTTTTCCCCCAGTTGTGACCCATTTACAACCTATTTATAACCCATCTAATACTCACATTATgtttaaattcattcatttttttaattattgaatataattaatccATATAATAACTCATCTCATCATATTTGGATTAAGAAATGGatttatgatctattttgacatgtctaatGCAAAGTGAGGACTAATTGGGCCAAACATGAAAGTCGTCTCTTTCAAGGAGAACGAGGTTTTCCATTTCACATCTCTTCATGTGAGGGTTTCTTACGTTGCTAGATCCACAGAATTTTTACCAAGACTCCGTTTGCTTCACggaataataaattatttaaaaattatttttttcaaaataatcacttgtatcacttgaCACGATCAGtcaataaaatttttttgacattagTTTATTTCTTATTATTTGCATGTACGACAAAAGTACTTAATATGCTTCGCTGCTTTGAACTAATCGTAACGAGTCATATCTGaaactctctccttttttccgTGGCATATTCTCTCATAATTCTTGGTAGGTTATGGGACGAAGAAGCGTACTTGGTCAAACCGGTTTATGATTACCTAGTGTACAAATTAAGCAAGAACATGATGAAGACGTAAAAATGAAATCCCAATCTAAGCCATTGCCTCCGGGGTCCCTTCCTCCATTTCTTTCCCCCTCTTCTATTACGGTATTGTTCAGTGTACCGGTCCCGTAAACCAGCTTTCGATTACTTGACACTGTTCGGTGTTAATATTTGTAGTACAATGCATTCGGTTTAAAACACAATTTGATCATGGGATTTGCGTCCCGCCCAGGCCCGAAGTACAAATTGGGCGGGTCTAGACATGTAATTATCTTGGGCCGATGCATCCACCGAGGCCCACCAAGCCCAAGCAGGACCGATCAATTCATAAAAAACAATAACAATTTTCGAATATGTATGTGTCTATGTATGCAATGGAGGCTCTTCAACcaatacatataaaaaaaatacgaatataatGGTTTCTATGATTACAGAAGGCTTTATTCAAAATGCAAATGGACTAGTGAATATATATAGCAGCAGACAAACTTAAGAGAAAGTAACAGCTACTCAAACACACAAGACAATGGATTTCGGTCAACTTCGGGCCATCTTTTCTACCTTCTTcgcctttgttttcttttgccaaaGTTCTTCACAAGTCTTTGAGCCCTTCTTCTTGTGATCAAGCAGTTCCCGAGGACCACTCCAATCACTAACCCACTTGCGTACCCCATGGACACGGTCTTCCAGTCCAATTCCATTGCACTCCCcggatcttcatcttcttcggacGTCGGAGATGACGGCGACGGGCCTTCGGGATCTCCGCATTTTCTGGACAGCGGAGGGCCACATAGCCCCGGGTTTCCCTTGTAGGAGTTGTTTTCGAATGTAGCGAATTGCCGTGACTGAGGTATCGGTCCGGTCAGATGGTTGTAAGATACATCGAAGACCGCAAGCGAAGTGACTTGCGTCAACTCCTGAGGGATCTCTCCGGAGATCTGGTTCCGAGAAAGGTCCAGTGATTCCAAATTCGTAAGGTTTGCCAAGAATGGTGGCAGAGCACCGGAGAGCATGTTGTTGGAAAAGTTGAGCAATTTTAGTTGCTTTAGGCTTCGGATGGTCTCGGGGATCGCTCCGCTGAAGTTGTTGCTCGAGAGATCAATCAATGCGAGGTGCTCTTGGATCTTTGAGTAATTCATTTGGATGCCTTTGGCAATTACGCTCATAGAGTAGTGAAAGGTTGCATCTGGATAGAAAATCCAGGTCGGCTTAATAGCATCCCCAATGTAGCTTGACAAATCCGTCTCAGAAACTTTCATGGCAGTCCAATGCTTGAAGTACTTGGATGGCAAGCCACCGGAGAAAATATTGTGGGATAGGTCGAGGATTTGCAGCATAGGGAACTCAATCCCATCAGCCCGTTCCCCAATAAGTCCATGGAATCCATTATACCGCAATATAAGTACCTTCAAGCCAAGAAGTGAGCCCAACCATGACGGGAAAACATCCCTGATCTGATTGTTTCCgaaattgagaaatttcaaattgtcGCAATCGCGGAGCGAACTTGGCAATGGCCCGCTGAATTTATTATAACTCAGATCAACCATAATAAGCGCACAGGAGTTCGCattcaaattaggaattttcccGATAAAATTGTTGCTCCGTAAACTCATTACTTCCAAAGTACCACTCAAATTACTCAAACATGGTGGAATAAACCCAGTCAGATTATTATCAGACAAATCAATCATCCGAGTAGAGCTTAGATTGCATATGAGTGGCGATACTCCTCCGGAGAGCCTGTTATTTGACATGAAGTAGTGCTCGATTTTAGGAGGGGGAATCGGAACTGATCCTTGCAACTCGTTGAACCTGAGATCTGCCAcagcaagttctttccacttgAAAATAACAGGATCTTGAGCAAAACTTGTTAGGAAGTTGGCCGAAAGGTTCAAATATTGTAGGTTTTCTGTGCTCACATCAAGAAACCATTCAGGAACTTTACCAGAAATGTTATTGTTGGATAGATCTAGCATTATCAAGTCATCTTGATCTTGTAGAAACTCGGGGAAATCGTTTAAGTTGCATGAACCTAAACCCAGAGATTTGTACCGGTGAGTTATGTTGGTCTCTAAGATCACCGACAGTTTGTTAAAGGATAACACAAGCTCATTAAGTTTTTTAGCCTCTGAAAACACGTCTGACTTCAGCGTGCcactcaaattatttttatccAAATAAAGAACGATGAGGTCGGGTGGTTGGAAAATCGTGCTTGGAATTGCACCATGAAATTGGTTAGACGAAAGAAAAATGAACTCCAACTGGGTGAGCCTCCCCAACCAGGATGGAATTTCACCACTCAATTGATTCGAGTAAAGTGCTAAGAACTGGAGCTCCAGGAGGTTTTGGAAAGAGGGTTGAATCTCTCCCGCTAATTGATTGTGTGTAAGATCTAAGTAAGTAAGTTGAGCTAGGTTTCCAATGGAAGACGGGATTTCGCCGGTCCACAGATTAAAGCTTAAATCTAAATGAGTAAGCTGGACGAGGTCCCCGAGAGAGGATGGAATTTGCCCAATTAACATATTATCCCTTAGACTTAGATATTTAAGCTGGACCAGATTTCCCAAGAAAGATAGAGTCGTACCATTTGATGAATCATAACTCAAGTGAGTAAAGAGGGTCAGGTTTTCCAGGGGCCGTGTTGTGCCCGTCAGCCAATTATCTGATAGGTCAAGATGGACAAGTCGGGTCAGGTTTTCGAGGGGCCGTGTTGTGCCCGTCAGCCCATTATCTGATAGGTCAAGATGGACAAGTCGGGTCAAGTTACCTAGCGAACGTGGGATGAGACCCATGAAGTTGGAGCTGGAGAAGTTCAAGTGACTCAAGGAAACAAGATTTCCAATTGCCGGAGGAATCTGACAATCGAAGTCATTGAAGGCGAGGTTGAGGCTTCTTAGGCGAAGGAGACGGAAAATACTGGCGTTGGAGTTGATTTTACCGGAGAGACAAGTGCAACTGAGGTTGAGGCCGATCACATGACCGCTTACCTTATCACACTCGACACCAGCCCAAGAGCAGCAATCGCTCTTAGTTTCCCCAGTCGATGCGTTCCAGGATTCAATCTTTGCTTGTTCATTTGAAGTGGCGCTGTCGCTGTCACAGCACGGAGGCTTTCTGGTGAAGAAGGTTGCCTTGAACTCCAACAGTGCAGATCTCTCGTCTTCATGGCAACGTGGTCGGGTTGAAGCAAGGGAGTGCCAAGCAACGATCATAAGGAAGAGTATCATATAGCTGAAGTAAAATGACTCTTTCTCCATGGTTACCTGAGAAACTCTAGTGGTACTCTCAAATGCCGACACGGGTGTACATGAGGCCTGATGATGGTGCTGTTATATGGCCGAGTTCTTCTTggatgtcattttcatgctttaACCTAATGCAGCGGGTTGATTCTGATCAACAGAGAGCCTTCTAAAACAGTGCACGACTTCCTTCACAAGGCATTCTAGAGATCATGACCTAGTCCTCAGACAGACTGCGAAACACGAGAAGTCTAGAGAGTCGCAATTCTCCTTCTAATTTCCAAGTCATTCCAGTACCGTTTGGTGATGTTACCTTAGAAGGCATGGACAGAGATGTCTCTCGACTTAGAATTCTTGCACCCCAACCCAAAGTTCACGCTAGCTTAGAAAGCGCAAGATGCGGAATGTCATCCTTTGGGCGCTTTGAAAATATACGTCTCACACCATTTCTTCTCCAAATAAAAGCTGCCCCAGAAGTATACAATATCATATTTCACCCGGCGATTTTCTGCTTTGATGCCTTAGAACATTTTGTGAGCCCAAACCCCACTGTTTTAAAAGATCACGAACGCGTTGTTTTAATGATTTGATATTCTAACCGTTAGAAATAGGAATATAGGATCAGATTCTGTAATCTTGGATTTCCTATCTCGTAACACTTGAATATAGTGTACATACGTGTGTGCGGTCTCCGTGCCACGCGGTGTTTTCGTCTCCAATCACACACCTGATCAGCCAGAAAGAGCTGATCACAAAACCCATTCGATTGGGAACCATGCAACAGAAAGAGCTCCAGACTTCATGTGGAGCTGACACTTGAATTGTTCATTAAGCTGGTCTCATTGAGCGAGTGATACAAAGAAGAAGTACTTGAGCTTTGTATCATCGTTATTCCATATCATCCAAATCGATTGCACAGATCACTTTATTCGATTACTGTTTTTCTATATTCTAGCAATAGTGATTTTGGGGTGCCATATTCGCGCTTGCACTTTCCAACTTGTTGTAGAAAAAATGAATCCGTCGCTCGCCAAGAAATCCGGTCTTTCgaaaaggatgaaaaagatTGGTTGTCTAAGTTATTTCCAAAAACATCTGAAGTGAGTTTTGGCATGGTTAATTTAAGGTTAAGTTCAAAATGCCGTGTTTCGCACTtcttgattttcaatttgttccaaCAGTTCGTCCTTCAAAGATGAAACATATTCCTcctcaaaaaatctaaaagaaaatttgtggCTACTGGATAGGTTCTCTCCTGTGatctttttgggctttttttccaaaataggattaaaaaaatttaccaaaataggttaaattttttttttaccattttagaCCTCGCTCGGGCTCAAGCAGTCAAGCGCCGAGCGGGCCAcggcctttttttattttattttttattttgttgtttttacgttttttataacattttattttatttacaattttttttattttgaagcttattttttataatataattatcaataattaattaattaagatatataattaataaataattttgtatttatgtaattaattaaaaatattcataaaataaagtgGTAAGATATATTAAaaacatgagattttcataatagataacaatcttAACCGTAATTACATCTACTAATGATGCcatcttcctacatgacctcctatTCCGCAATCATGTTGTCTCCGTCGTTCGGCAAGTCTAGTACTGTATCGACGAGGACGACGATCCGTATGAgtaggatgtgtagatgatgaaagCATATATTGTGATGTGGATGCATCATCAAAGTGAGAAAATATGACACGCTTAAACGGTACATATCCTAAGGGCATgggaaaggagaaggaaaatcGAACCCGTAtgaaaccggagaagtagctggAGTCTGCAGTTGTTGATTGTCACGAAATTGAAAAGCGGATCTCCCGTGAAATGGGCCGGCAAACTGGGGAACCTCGACGGCCCTACGCAATATAGTTGGAGTTCAGCAGCGCTTGCGTGattgtatcgggagctatgcaGTGCAATTGATCTAGCAACGCAACAAATCGACGGTGTcctacatgtattgcagatttaGGTGTGAGAGTGCTACAGATGTGTCTCTCTATCGCCGAAGAACCGTGATCTTTTACCATATGCAcctctcggtagtcggtatgtgatttATTGCCTTTTTAGTTCGTACATCATTAATTCTTTTTAATGCGTATAATATATTAAAATctcatgttttttgtttatgcaacTGGAGTCAAGGCCGACAAACAATGGAAGCCCCCTCACATATTTTGCCACATCTACGCTACCAATTTAATAGAATAACATCCgcagatgtaagtaatgatagaaaccaacgagtttaatataatgttagcctttaaattaattttttgtttaatttgatatattttatTACGATAACAGATTACTTTGGAGTTCTACAACGAAGATATTCTCGAGACTCTACCATATTATTGCATGCGGGGACAAGACATTTGAAGGGCTCGTCCCACTCATCTATtattggatagttgagtggcattatctaGACCGAGTACTTCAGCGGTTTGGTATGCAGCAATCAATACCTATTCCTCCCCGCGATCATAGAGTCTTGCATGATATTAACTTAAGGCCGGTTGGGAAGGATTGGGTAGAAAAGCACAGACGATGAATCGATATATAGGACGATCGTGTCGATTATATTGTCTATGGTGATCCCGCAACGTAGCAACTTCACTATCATTCggaatatatggagtggtaccgtaGACATACACGGAGGTGGATTTTTATTACGGGAGCCGCAATGGGTGCAACGATttgtgcaaatactttcaaaatcTCGTCCCTTTTTTTAGTTGATGTGCATCCGTGCTTTGAACTAATCTTAGACGATGAGGCGTACATAGTCGGAGCAGTTTATGATTACCCGGTGTACAAAATAAGCATGAACATGATAAAAGACGCAAACATTAAACCCTAATCTATACCATTTCCTCCTCTGTCCCTTCCTCcatttctccctctcttctGTCACGTCGTTGTTCGGTGTACCAGCTTTGTAGATCAATGGATTCATTTTAAAACGGGATCTGATCATGGGCTTTGCGGCCCACAGGAGTTCCGTCGATTCGTAAATAGAAGGGCTAGGGACCAGATAACCAGAAATGGCAGCTCGGattcaagggaaaaaaaccaccaaaaaccccaaattatgTCCgacgtgacacatttacccttaacttttttttgcgacacaaaaaatctcaaactatcaATATTGTGACACATCTACCTTACGTTCCAGCTCGGTCTAAAATCACTGTTAAAATGTTGACGTGGATTTGCCGTGGCATTTTTAGTAACAAGTAGATATGATGTGGCGctacattagaaaaaaaataaaaactaaaaaaacaaaaaattgcactgttcatcgtcttctccagcACTTCGCAACTACTGTTCATAGCATCCAGAATTACATCCGTAGCTTCGGGCAGCGTGGGCTGAATGCAATCATCCTCGGAATCGTCGAATCCCTTGGCCGTCTCGGTAGCGGCGATGACTTTCTCGGACGAATCGGGAGGTACTTGATTCTTTCCTTCTTGTTCGCTCAATCGCGTTCGGCCTCAAAGTTTGCCTTTTCGAGCCCTTCATCCTCCAAcatctcatcatcatcctccttgTACAAATTCATCCCACCATTTTTCTCAGAACAGTAGTCCCGAACAATCAAAGACAAAGTAGTGTCCACATCTTCCTTATGGGCCTCACGCTCGTCCCCGCACAGCAAATCGAGCTTCTCGAACTTTCCCTCTCCG is a genomic window containing:
- the LOC115747576 gene encoding receptor-like protein 6, producing MEKESFYFSYMILFLMIVAWHSLASTRPRCHEDERSALLEFKATFFTRKPPCCDSDSATSNEQAKIESWNASTGETKSDCCSWAGVECDKVSGHVIGLNLSCTCLSGKINSNASIFRLLRLRSLNLAFNDFDCQIPPAIGNLVSLSHLNFSSSNFMGLIPRSLGNLTRLVHLDLSDNGLTGTTRPLENLTRLVHLDLSDNWLTGTTRPLENLTLFTHLSYDSSNGTTLSFLGNLVQLKYLSLRDNMLIGQIPSSLGDLVQLTHLDLSFNLWTGEIPSSIGNLAQLTYLDLTHNQLAGEIQPSFQNLLELQFLALYSNQLSGEIPSWLGRLTQLEFIFLSSNQFHGAIPSTIFQPPDLIVLYLDKNNLSGTLKSDVFSEAKKLNELVLSFNKLSVILETNITHRYKSLGLGSCNLNDFPEFLQDQDDLIMLDLSNNNISGKVPEWFLDVSTENLQYLNLSANFLTSFAQDPVIFKWKELAVADLRFNELQGSVPIPPPKIEHYFMSNNRLSGGVSPLICNLSSTRMIDLSDNNLTGFIPPCLSNLSGTLEVMSLRSNNFIGKIPNLNANSCALIMVDLSYNKFSGPLPSSLRDCDNLKFLNFGNNQIRDVFPSWLGSLLGLKVLILRYNGFHGLIGERADGIEFPMLQILDLSHNIFSGGLPSKYFKHWTAMKVSETDLSSYIGDAIKPTWIFYPDATFHYSMSVIAKGIQMNYSKIQEHLALIDLSSNNFSGAIPETIRSLKQLKLLNFSNNMLSGALPPFLANLTNLESLDLSRNQISGEIPQELTQVTSLAVFDVSYNHLTGPIPQSRQFATFENNSYKGNPGLCGPPLSRKCGDPEGPSPSSPTSEEDEDPGSAMELDWKTVSMGYASGLVIGVVLGNCLITRRRAQRLVKNFGKRKQRRRR